The Acidimicrobiales bacterium region TCGGCGTCGCGCTCCAGCCGCCGCAGGCGCACCATCGGGCCGATGCGGAGGGCCTCGTCGCTCACTTCGAGGAAGTCGAGGCCGGGCACCGCGCCGAGCGAGACGAGGTCGCTCGCGAAGAGCACCCCCTGCTTGGAGAGGATCTGGATCGCCGTGCCACCCCCGTAGACGACGGCGTCCTCGCGCTCGGCGAGGAGCTCGAGCGCCGCGGCGAGCGAGGTCGGACGGTGGAGCTCGGGCATTCAGCGCCCCCCGAAGAGGCGCGCGAGGAGGGCCCGCCACCACGAGCGGCGCGCTGGCGCGGTGCCCACGGGCGCCGGGGCGTCCAGGATCGCCACGGGCCCCTCCTCGAGCTCGCGCGCCGCCGTCGCCTGCGGCGGCGTGAGCGCCGCCCCGAGCGTCTCGTCGCCCGCGGCGCCGTCGGGGTCGCAGGCGACGATGAAGGCAGCCTCGAACTGCTGCTGCACCTCGACGCTGCGACGGCGGACGATCGCCTCGCCGAGGCGGCCGACCCGGCCCCAGAGGGCGAGCTCGAGGTTGTAGGTGACCGCGGTCTCGCCGCCCTTGTCCTTGAGGTCGAGCTGCGCGTCGATCTTGATCGAACTCGCGATCCGCTTGTCCTCCCCCTGCAGGAGGGCGTGCAGATGGCGGGGCGCGTCGAGCTCGAGGACGTTCGCCGAGAAGGCGGCGTCGAAGCGGACGTGCGCGATCTCACTGCGCAAGCGCCCCCGGAACTGCTCGTCGGAGAGGCGCTCGAGCTCCTCGCAGCCGGGGATGCAGCTCCGCATCACCGCCGGGTCGAGGAGCTTCTCGAAGACCGTTGCGAGCGGTGCGGGGACGACGAAACTCGAGCCGAAATCCAATCCTCACTCCATCGGGCGGTCGGGCCGCCGAGCCTAACGGAGCAGCCCCCGGGGAGAGGGGCCGAGCAGTCGCTCAGGCCGCCTGGTCGGGCCAGCCCACGACCGCTCCCTCGGCGCGCACGTGCACCGGGGTTCCGACCTGCAGCGAGGCCGTGTCTCGGATCGTGCGCGCGACGATGAGCTCGTTGCCCTCCCCCTCGGGGCGGATCCGCACCACCGCGTCGTGGCCGTAGAACTCGCACTCGACCACCCGGCCGGCGAGCGAGCCGCCGCCCTCCTCGAACGAGATCTGCTCGGGACGGACGAGGACGAGGAGCTTGCTCCCCTCCGACGCCGCCGCGTTCTCGAGGGGCAGCACGCCGAGCGGCGTCTCGACGCTCCCACCGCGGGCGACGCCGCGCACGAAGTTCGTCTCCCCGAGGGCGCGGGCGAGGGCCGGGCTGCCGGGGTGGTAGTAGAGGCCCTGCGGGCTGTCGACCTGCCCGATCCGCCCCGCGCTGATCACCGCCACCTCGTCGGCCAGCGAGAGCGCCTCGTCCTGGTCGTGGGTGACGAGCACCGCGGTCGCCCCTGCCTCACGCAGCACGTTGCGCACGTCCGCGCGCACGCTCGCCCGCAGCCCGGCGTCGAGGGAGGAGAACGGCTCGTCGAGCAGGACGAGGGTCGGGCGGATGGCGAGCGCGCGGGCGAGGGCGACCCGCTGCTGCTGGCCGCCGGAGAGCTGATGGGGGTAGCGGCGACCGAGGCCGACGAGGCCGACCATCTCGAGCAGCGAGTCCACCTTCGCGCCCTTGCGCTCGGCGCGCGGCAGGCCGAAGCCGACGTTCTGCTCGACCGAGAGGTGCGGGAAGAGGCTCCCCTCCTGGGGCACGTAGCCGATGCGACGGCGCTCGGAGGAGACGAAGTGGCCCTGGCCGTCGTCGACGACCTCGTCCGCGAGCCGGACCTCACCGCCGTCGACCCGCTCGAAGCCGGCGATCACCCGCAGCAGGGTCGTCTTGCCGCTCCCCGAGGGGCCGAGGATCGCCACGAAGGCGCCGGGCGCGACCGACAGCGAGAGGCTGCGCAGCACCGGCTGCTCGCCGTAGGACTTGTGGACGTCACGGACCTCGAGGGCGGTCACGCGCACCCTGCCGTCGGTGCGGCCCACTTCGACGCGGCGGACACGGCGGCACCGCACGGCGCATTTCCGCAGCTCATGCCCACGTTCCTCCCCCGTGCCCTGTCACCGCGGCCGCTTCACCGGAATATCAAGCGTACCTGAAAATAATCGTAAGGTGACCTAGCGAGCAATATCGGGGCGAACGATACGCGTGCGGCGCGGGACGCACCGGCGCCCCCTGGCCCCTTTCGGGAGCTGCTTGGCGAGCGACCGGGCGACGACGGACGAAGGCCTCGCGCCGCGTGCCGAAGGTCTCGAGCTGGGCCGCCTCGGGCGGTCCGTCCTACAGTGGCCCACGGTTCGATCTGGACGCGATCCGCTTCTCGCGGACCGCCACCGAGCAGGCGGGGGCAGAGCTTGGGCGTATCCGGCAAGGCACTCGTCGCCGGGGTCTACGAGCACCCCGGTCGCGAGCTCCCGGACAAATCGGTCGGCCAGATCCACGCGGAGGTCGCCCTCGGCGCCCTCGCCGACGCCGGCCTCACGATGGACGACGTCGACGGCTACTTCTGTGGCCGCGACGCCCCCGGCAGCGGGATCCTGTCGATGGCGGAGTACCTCGGGATCCGCCCCGCGATCATGGACTCGACCGACAGCGGCGGAGCCTCGCCACTCGTTCACGTCGGCCACGCCGCGGCCGCGATCGCGGCGGGGAAGTGCAGCGTCGCCCTGATCACCCTCGGGGGGAAGCCGAGGACCGGTGGCGCCACGCCCCCCGACCTCTCGACCCCCGAAGCCGCCTTCGAGCAGGTCTACGGACCGGCCGTCACGGCGTCCGGTTACGCGCTCGCCGCCAGACGCCACATGCACGAGTACGCGACGACGAGCGCACAGCTCGCCGAGGTGAAGGTCGCCGCCTCGCTGCACGCGCAGCACAACCCGAACGCCTTCCTGCAACGGGTGCTCACGGTCGAGGAGGTTCTCGACTCGCCCCTCGTCTGTGACCCACTGCACCGCGACGACTGCTGCGTCGTGACCGACGGCGGCGGGGCGCTCGTCGTCGTCTCGCCCGAGGTCGCGCGTGACCTCGACCGCCACGCGGTGCCGCTGCTCGGTCACGGCGAGTCGCCCAAGCACGCGGACGGCGGGCACGTCGACCTCACCTACACCGGCGCCGTCTACTCCGCACCCCGCGCCTTCGAGGAGGCCGGCGTGACCCACGGCGACATCGACTACGCCTCGATCTACGACAGCTTCACGATCACGGTCGTGATGCAGATCGAGGACCTCGGCTTCTGCGAGAAGGGCTCCGGCGGTCGCTTCGTCCTCGACGGCGCGCTCGTCGCGCCCGACGGCCGCCTCCCCTTCAACACCGACGGCGGCGGTCTGTGCAACAACCATCCGACCAACCGCGGTGGGATGACCAAGGTCATCGAAGCGGTCCGCCAGCTGCGCGGCGAGGCCCACCCCGCCGTCCAGGTGCGCGACTGCGAAGTCGCCCTCGTGCAGGGGACGGGGGGCAACATCGGGAGCCGGATGGGGGGCGCGACGCTGATCCTCGGAAGGTCCTCCTGATGGCCGAGGTCGTCACCACGCCTTCACTGCCGGCGCCGACACCGTCGATCACGAGCGACACCGCGCAGTTCTGGGCGGCGACGACCACGGGCCAGCTGCTGTTGCGTCGCTGCCGGGCCTGTGGCGAGGCGATCTGGTACCCGCGACCGATCTGTCCCTTCTGTCACTCCGACGACACCGTGTGGGAGCAGGCGAGCGGACGCGGTCGCATCTACTCCTACACCGTGATCCGTCGGGCGGGCCCTCCCTTCGCTGCCGCCACCCCCTACGTCCTCGCCTATGTCGAACTCGTCGAAGGGCCGCGGATGATGACGAACATCGTGGACTGCGACCCCGAGGGCCTCGCCGTCGACCAGGAGGTGGAGCTCGTCTTCCACATGACCGAGGGTGCGGCGGCCCTCCCCCGCTTCCGCCCCCGATGACCGTCCCCGCTGCCGCCGACCCGACAGGGCGCGGCACCGGCCGGGGGAGGTGAGATGACGATCGACAAGGTCGTCGCCTCCCCGAGGGAGGCGGTCGCCGACATCCGCGACGGCGCGACCATCGTCACCTCCGGCTTCGGAGTGAACCACGGCTTCGCGGCGAGCCTCATCGTCGCCCTGCGCGCCCAGGGCGCACGGCACCTGCGCATCATCGCCAACTCGCTCGGTACCGGCCCCTTCCGGGCGCAGTCCCTCATCGAGAACCACCAGGTGGACCGCCTGATCGTCTCCTTCACCGGTCGCGCCGGCGCCGGCCTCTCCGCCGCCGAGGAGCAGATCCGCGCCGGAGAGATCACCGTCGAGCTCGTCGCGCAGGGAACCCTCGTCGAACGCCTCCGCGCCGGCGGCGCCGGGATCGGCGCGATCTACACGCGCACCGGGGTCGGCACCGAGATTGCCGCGGGAAAGGAGATCCGGCTGTTCGACGGCGTCCCGCACGTGCTCGAGACCGCGCTCCGAGCCGACTATGGGTTCATCCGCGCCTTCCGCGCCGACCGCTTCGGGAACCTGCAGTTCCGTGGCGCGGGGCGCAACTTCAATCCGAGCTTCGCGAAGAGCGCCGGGATCGTGATCGCCGAGGTGAACGAGATCGTCGAGGGCGAGCTCGACCCCGAGCTCGTCGGCCTCCCCGGCATCTTCGTCGACCGGGTGGTGCGCCAGACCGAGGTTCCCCCCGTCGTGCCGCCGGTGCCACGGACCGCCGAGGGGGCCGAGGTGGCGCGCACCTACAACGGGAAGCTCGCGTGGAGCCGCGCCGAGGTCGCGGAGATCGCCGCCGGGCTCCTCCCCGAGCCGTCCTA contains the following coding sequences:
- a CDS encoding Zn-ribbon domain-containing OB-fold protein; protein product: MAEVVTTPSLPAPTPSITSDTAQFWAATTTGQLLLRRCRACGEAIWYPRPICPFCHSDDTVWEQASGRGRIYSYTVIRRAGPPFAAATPYVLAYVELVEGPRMMTNIVDCDPEGLAVDQEVELVFHMTEGAAALPRFRPR
- a CDS encoding thiolase domain-containing protein → MGVSGKALVAGVYEHPGRELPDKSVGQIHAEVALGALADAGLTMDDVDGYFCGRDAPGSGILSMAEYLGIRPAIMDSTDSGGASPLVHVGHAAAAIAAGKCSVALITLGGKPRTGGATPPDLSTPEAAFEQVYGPAVTASGYALAARRHMHEYATTSAQLAEVKVAASLHAQHNPNAFLQRVLTVEEVLDSPLVCDPLHRDDCCVVTDGGGALVVVSPEVARDLDRHAVPLLGHGESPKHADGGHVDLTYTGAVYSAPRAFEEAGVTHGDIDYASIYDSFTITVVMQIEDLGFCEKGSGGRFVLDGALVAPDGRLPFNTDGGGLCNNHPTNRGGMTKVIEAVRQLRGEAHPAVQVRDCEVALVQGTGGNIGSRMGGATLILGRSS
- a CDS encoding ABC transporter ATP-binding protein, whose protein sequence is MTALEVRDVHKSYGEQPVLRSLSLSVAPGAFVAILGPSGSGKTTLLRVIAGFERVDGGEVRLADEVVDDGQGHFVSSERRRIGYVPQEGSLFPHLSVEQNVGFGLPRAERKGAKVDSLLEMVGLVGLGRRYPHQLSGGQQQRVALARALAIRPTLVLLDEPFSSLDAGLRASVRADVRNVLREAGATAVLVTHDQDEALSLADEVAVISAGRIGQVDSPQGLYYHPGSPALARALGETNFVRGVARGGSVETPLGVLPLENAAASEGSKLLVLVRPEQISFEEGGGSLAGRVVECEFYGHDAVVRIRPEGEGNELIVARTIRDTASLQVGTPVHVRAEGAVVGWPDQAA
- a CDS encoding 3-oxoacid CoA-transferase subunit A, which produces MTIDKVVASPREAVADIRDGATIVTSGFGVNHGFAASLIVALRAQGARHLRIIANSLGTGPFRAQSLIENHQVDRLIVSFTGRAGAGLSAAEEQIRAGEITVELVAQGTLVERLRAGGAGIGAIYTRTGVGTEIAAGKEIRLFDGVPHVLETALRADYGFIRAFRADRFGNLQFRGAGRNFNPSFAKSAGIVIAEVNEIVEGELDPELVGLPGIFVDRVVRQTEVPPVVPPVPRTAEGAEVARTYNGKLAWSRAEVAEIAAGLLPEPSYVNLGLGMPTLMSDYISGRDIVLHSENGLLGYSDLATAENFDPELYNAGSQFVTLAPGASFFDSCTSFEMVRGGHLDVVVLGAFQVDSQANLANWTTPEIVGGAIGGAMDLVASGATVMVLMAHCERNGEAKLVRRCSLPLTGIGCVDLVVTDLCVLRRRDGRFVIERTAPGFTMSEVVALAEMELLPSDA
- a CDS encoding SRPBCC domain-containing protein, with the protein product MDFGSSFVVPAPLATVFEKLLDPAVMRSCIPGCEELERLSDEQFRGRLRSEIAHVRFDAAFSANVLELDAPRHLHALLQGEDKRIASSIKIDAQLDLKDKGGETAVTYNLELALWGRVGRLGEAIVRRRSVEVQQQFEAAFIVACDPDGAAGDETLGAALTPPQATAARELEEGPVAILDAPAPVGTAPARRSWWRALLARLFGGR